Proteins from one Pongo abelii isolate AG06213 chromosome 7, NHGRI_mPonAbe1-v2.0_pri, whole genome shotgun sequence genomic window:
- the SFTPC gene encoding pulmonary surfactant-associated protein C isoform X2: MPTGTLRCLQYLALPLASCPPGSGPVLDYSAAPRGRFGIPCCPVHLKRLLIVVVVVVLVVVVIVGALLMGLHMSQKHTEMVLEMSIGAPEAQQRLALSEHLVTTATFSIGSTGLVVYDYQQLLIAYKPAPGTCCYIMKIAPESIPTLEALTRKVQNFQAKPAVPRSKLGQAEGRDAGSAPSEGDPAFLGMAVSTLCGEVPLYYI, from the exons ATGCCCACAGGGACCCTGAGATGCCTGCAGTACTTGGCTCTCCCACTGGCCAGCTGCCCACCTGGCTCAGGCCCAGTACTC GACTACTCCGCAGCTCCCCGGGGCCGATTTGGCATTCCCTGCTGCCCTGTGCACCTGAAACGCCTTCTCatcgtggtggtggtggtggtcctTGTCGTGGTGGTGATTGTGGGAGCCCTGCTCATGGGTCTCCACATGAGCCAGAAACACACAGAGATG GTTCTGGAGATGAGCATTGGGGCGCCTGAAGCCCAGCAACGCCTGGCCCTGAGTGAGCACCTGGTTACCACTGCCACCTTCTCCATCGGCTCCACTGGCCTCGTGGTGTATGACTACCAGCAG CTCCTGATCGCCTACAAGCCAGCCCCTGGCACCTGCTGCTACATCATGAAGATAGCTCCAGAGAGCATCCCCACTCTTGAGGCTCTCACTAGAAAAGTCCAGAActtccag GCCAAGCCCGCAGTGCCTAGGTCTAAGCTGGGCCAGGCAGAGGGGCGAGATGCAGGCTCAGCACCCTCCGAAGGGGACCCGGCCTTCCTGGGCATGGCCGTGAGCACCCTGTGTGGCGAGGTGCCGCTCTACTACATCTAG
- the SFTPC gene encoding pulmonary surfactant-associated protein C isoform X1: MPAVLGSPTGQLPTWLRPSTHPGHTWERRRGEHSTCSKMDVGSKEVLMESPPDYSAAPRGRFGIPCCPVHLKRLLIVVVVVVLVVVVIVGALLMGLHMSQKHTEMVLEMSIGAPEAQQRLALSEHLVTTATFSIGSTGLVVYDYQQLLIAYKPAPGTCCYIMKIAPESIPTLEALTRKVQNFQAKPAVPRSKLGQAEGRDAGSAPSEGDPAFLGMAVSTLCGEVPLYYI, from the exons ATGCCTGCAGTACTTGGCTCTCCCACTGGCCAGCTGCCCACCTGGCTCAGGCCCAGTACTC ACCCTGGTCACAcctgggagaggaggagaggagagcatAGCACCTGCAGCAAGATGGATGTGGGCAGCAAAGAGGTCCTGATGGAGAGCCCGCCA GACTACTCCGCAGCTCCCCGGGGCCGATTTGGCATTCCCTGCTGCCCTGTGCACCTGAAACGCCTTCTCatcgtggtggtggtggtggtcctTGTCGTGGTGGTGATTGTGGGAGCCCTGCTCATGGGTCTCCACATGAGCCAGAAACACACAGAGATG GTTCTGGAGATGAGCATTGGGGCGCCTGAAGCCCAGCAACGCCTGGCCCTGAGTGAGCACCTGGTTACCACTGCCACCTTCTCCATCGGCTCCACTGGCCTCGTGGTGTATGACTACCAGCAG CTCCTGATCGCCTACAAGCCAGCCCCTGGCACCTGCTGCTACATCATGAAGATAGCTCCAGAGAGCATCCCCACTCTTGAGGCTCTCACTAGAAAAGTCCAGAActtccag GCCAAGCCCGCAGTGCCTAGGTCTAAGCTGGGCCAGGCAGAGGGGCGAGATGCAGGCTCAGCACCCTCCGAAGGGGACCCGGCCTTCCTGGGCATGGCCGTGAGCACCCTGTGTGGCGAGGTGCCGCTCTACTACATCTAG